In a single window of the Arachis hypogaea cultivar Tifrunner chromosome 6, arahy.Tifrunner.gnm2.J5K5, whole genome shotgun sequence genome:
- the LOC112696936 gene encoding co-chaperone protein p23-2 has protein sequence MSRHPEVLWAQRSDKVYLTVALPDAKDVSVKCEPHGLFTFSASGAQGESYSFTLELYGPIAPERCRTKAGLRNILCYVQKAEKGWWKRLLKSEEKPAPYLKVDWHRWCDEDDEESTSDLASDDDTRFVGQDEGSSDEDEGMLYLPDLEKARG, from the exons ATGAG TCGCCATCCTGAAGTACTGTGGGCACAGCGTTCTGACAAGGTTTATCTGACTGTGGCACTGCCTGATGCAAAGGATGTCTCTGTCAAGTGTGAGCCTCATGgtttgtttactttctctgcttCTGGTGCTCAAGGTGAATCTTACAGCTTCACTTTAGAGCTTTATGGCCCCATTGCACCTGAG CGTTGCAGAACTAAAGCTGGTTTAAGAAACATACTATGCTATGTTCAGAAAGCAGAGAAAGGTTGGTGGAAGAGGCTACTGAAGTCAGAAGAGAAACCTGCTCCATACCTGAAGGTTGATTGGCACAGATGGtgtgatgaagatgatgaagagtCAACTT CTGATTTGGCATCTGACGATGATACTCGA TTTGTTGGTCAGGATGAGGGAAGCAGTGATGAGGATGAAGGAATGTTGT ATCTCCCGGACTTGGAAAAGGCTAGGGGATAG